The Corynebacterium simulans genome contains a region encoding:
- a CDS encoding IS3 family transposase (programmed frameshift) gives MPRYSEQFKRDAVALYENNEDLSLHAASAELGVNRSSLFSWLQQYGTGKRARTKAMRDNAKETTDSERIRQLEKENAKLREERDILRKAAKYFAGRDTLVIRFQFVYDHRTEYSVKRMCHVLKLNRSSFYKWVNTHENRRLKICSDALIGARIKAIFDDENGLYGAKRIAASLNDDTDFGPINHKKVARIMKSMGLKGFSKRRRCITTRRKPGHRVMPDLVGRTFTADEPNRVYVGDITYLPCKGGKNMYLATVIDTYSRKLAGYALADHMRVSLVIEALSHASTVRGSLDGAIFHSDHGSVYTSQAFRDHCAQLGVRQSMGAVGTSADNALAESFNATLKREVLRDRKVFDNPIICRQEVFRWCMRYNTRRRHSWCNLLAPNDFEALTSATLTQAA, from the exons ATGCCTAGGTATTCCGAACAGTTCAAACGTGATGCTGTGGCCCTCTATGAAAACAATGAGGACCTTTCACTTCACGCGGCTTCAGCAGAGCTTGGAGTCAATCGTTCCTCGCTTTTCTCCTGGCTTCAGCAATACGGCACCGGCAAACGTGCCCGCACGAAGGCCATGCGCGACAACGCCAAGGAGACGACTGATTCCGAGCGAATCCGCCAGCTAGAAAAAGAGAACGCGAAGCTGCGCGAAGAACGCGATATTCTGCGCAAGGCCGCGAAATATTTTGCCG GAAGAGACACGCTGGTGATCCGCTTCCAGTTTGTCTATGACCACCGAACCGAGTACTCGGTCAAGCGGATGTGCCATGTGTTAAAGCTCAATCGCTCCTCGTTTTATAAATGGGTCAACACCCACGAAAATCGCAGGTTAAAGATATGTTCCGATGCCCTTATTGGTGCAAGAATCAAGGCCATCTTTGATGATGAGAACGGGCTTTATGGTGCTAAACGCATCGCTGCAAGCCTCAACGACGATACGGACTTCGGCCCGATCAACCATAAGAAGGTTGCGCGCATCATGAAATCCATGGGGCTAAAAGGCTTTAGCAAACGGCGTCGATGCATCACCACCCGGCGCAAGCCTGGTCACCGTGTCATGCCAGATTTAGTAGGCCGTACATTCACCGCTGACGAGCCGAACCGTGTTTATGTAGGCGACATCACCTACCTGCCGTGTAAGGGCGGTAAGAACATGTACCTGGCCACGGTCATTGACACCTATTCACGAAAACTTGCAGGTTATGCACTCGCAGACCACATGCGTGTCTCACTGGTCATCGAGGCTTTGTCCCATGCCAGCACAGTCCGCGGAAGCCTTGACGGGGCTATTTTCCATTCTGATCATGGAAGTGTGTACACCTCACAGGCGTTTAGGGACCACTGCGCCCAACTTGGTGTACGCCAATCCATGGGCGCGGTGGGAACTAGTGCCGATAATGCCCTGGCAGAATCATTTAACGCCACCTTAAAACGTGAAGTGCTACGTGATCGGAAAGTCTTTGATAATCCCATTATCTGCCGGCAGGAAGTCTTTCGATGGTGCATGCGCTACAACACCCGCAGACGGCACTCCTGGTGCAACCTTCTAGCCCCCAATGACTTCGAAGCACTCACATCAGCTACACTGACCCAAGCAGCATAG
- a CDS encoding YchJ family protein, which produces MIVLNPLSPEARCPCGLGLCFGECCGKFHGGKPAPTAEALMRSRFSAFVTGDEDYLLRTWDPETRPERLHLEDNGIRFYRLDIIDTVDGGPLDDTGIVEFEAFYKGAAAGSQRERSQFRRTQGQWVYSTGDF; this is translated from the coding sequence ATGATCGTGCTCAACCCCTTGAGCCCCGAAGCCCGCTGCCCTTGTGGGCTCGGGCTTTGCTTCGGCGAATGCTGCGGCAAGTTCCACGGCGGCAAGCCCGCCCCGACCGCAGAGGCCCTCATGCGCTCACGCTTTTCGGCCTTCGTGACCGGCGATGAGGATTACTTACTGCGCACCTGGGACCCGGAAACCCGGCCAGAGCGCCTACACCTGGAAGACAACGGTATCCGCTTTTATCGCCTGGACATCATCGATACCGTCGATGGCGGCCCGCTCGATGATACGGGAATCGTGGAGTTCGAAGCTTTCTACAAAGGCGCGGCCGCAGGCTCCCAGCGTGAGCGCTCCCAGTTCCGGCGCACGCAAGGGCAGTGGGTATATAGCACCGGCGATTTTTAA
- the secA2 gene encoding accessory Sec system translocase SecA2, translated as MGAFGWFWKAMGAQSERNDKKSKAIVDSSGAATQELSALDDAAVAQAARDSVREGEIADKARFLAALAVASERTLGMQPFHVQSQAVLRLLSGDVIQMATGEGKTLVGAMAATGFALTGKRVHLVTVNNYLADRDAEWMRPLVEFFGLTVDSVTEKKDAAQRRKAYSCDIIYAPVNELGFDVLRDNQITSREQTVQARADVALVDEADSVLVDEALVPLVLAGNRPGEAPTGHITNVVSRLREDLDYVIAEDGRTVALTDDGAARVERELGIDSLYSEDNIGTILVKVNLALHAKALLIRDIHYIVVDGKLQLIDASRGRVADLQRWPDGLQAAVEAKEGLEVSEGGRILDTITLQELMRRYPTVCGMTGTAVEATDQLRQFYDLRVSVIERNKQLQRFDEADRIYATVEEKSKAIVDEIVALNATGQPVLVGTHDVAESEDLAEALRERGVEVSVLNAKNDAEEARIVAEAGDIARVTVSTQMAGRGTDIKLGGATEADREQVAQLGGLAVIGTSRHRTSRLDNQLRGRAGRQGDPGLSLFFVSLEDDVVKQGGEDEALSAQPDETGRIESKRLADFVAHCQRVTEGQLLEIHAQTWKYNQLLADQRVIIDERRAKLLDTAKAWEELAERAPERAAELAELPAEVKEKAAREIMLYHLDLAWADHLELMDDVRESIHLRAIARETPIDEYHRIAVREFKDLAQRAVEESVATFKSVDIDEKGAHLEDSGLARPSATWTYMVSDNPLSGGGNSVLKGIGNIFR; from the coding sequence ATGGGTGCATTTGGCTGGTTTTGGAAGGCCATGGGTGCGCAGAGCGAGCGGAACGATAAAAAGTCGAAAGCCATCGTGGATAGCTCCGGTGCTGCGACCCAGGAGCTATCCGCGCTTGACGACGCCGCCGTGGCACAAGCCGCCCGCGACTCTGTGCGTGAGGGTGAAATCGCAGATAAAGCGCGATTTTTGGCAGCCCTTGCCGTGGCCAGCGAGCGTACGCTTGGCATGCAACCTTTCCACGTTCAGTCCCAAGCGGTGTTGCGCCTGCTTTCCGGAGACGTCATCCAGATGGCCACTGGTGAGGGCAAGACCCTCGTCGGAGCCATGGCCGCAACCGGCTTCGCATTGACCGGTAAGCGCGTCCACCTTGTGACGGTAAACAATTACTTGGCCGATCGGGATGCTGAATGGATGCGCCCGCTAGTCGAATTTTTTGGCCTCACCGTAGACTCCGTGACGGAGAAGAAGGACGCCGCGCAGCGTCGCAAAGCGTATTCCTGCGACATTATTTATGCCCCAGTCAATGAGCTCGGCTTCGACGTGCTGCGCGATAACCAGATCACTAGTCGCGAGCAGACCGTGCAGGCGCGAGCCGACGTCGCTTTGGTAGACGAGGCTGACTCTGTTTTGGTCGACGAGGCTCTGGTTCCGTTGGTACTGGCAGGAAACCGTCCAGGGGAGGCTCCCACGGGTCACATCACCAATGTGGTTTCGCGACTTCGTGAGGACTTGGACTACGTCATCGCCGAAGATGGCCGTACCGTTGCTTTGACCGATGATGGCGCGGCACGCGTCGAGCGCGAGTTGGGCATTGACTCGCTGTATTCCGAGGACAACATCGGAACGATTCTGGTCAAGGTGAATCTGGCTTTGCACGCCAAGGCCTTGCTGATTCGCGATATCCACTACATCGTTGTAGATGGCAAGTTGCAGCTAATCGACGCCTCCCGCGGCCGCGTTGCTGACTTGCAGCGCTGGCCGGACGGCCTGCAGGCTGCGGTGGAAGCTAAGGAAGGCCTTGAAGTCTCCGAGGGTGGCCGCATCCTCGACACGATCACTCTGCAGGAGCTGATGCGCCGTTACCCGACGGTGTGCGGAATGACCGGCACCGCGGTTGAGGCGACTGACCAGTTGCGTCAGTTCTATGATCTGCGCGTTTCTGTAATCGAGCGCAATAAACAACTGCAGCGTTTCGACGAGGCCGACCGCATTTATGCCACGGTCGAGGAGAAATCGAAGGCTATTGTCGACGAAATCGTGGCCCTTAACGCTACTGGCCAGCCGGTTCTCGTGGGCACGCACGATGTCGCGGAGTCGGAGGATTTAGCCGAGGCACTTCGCGAACGCGGCGTCGAAGTCAGCGTGCTCAATGCCAAGAACGATGCTGAGGAAGCTCGCATCGTCGCCGAAGCCGGCGATATCGCACGCGTGACCGTCTCGACGCAGATGGCCGGCCGCGGTACAGACATCAAGCTGGGCGGCGCTACTGAGGCTGACCGCGAGCAGGTCGCGCAGCTGGGCGGTCTCGCCGTCATCGGTACTTCGCGCCATCGCACCTCCCGCCTGGATAATCAGCTGCGCGGGCGTGCTGGACGCCAAGGAGACCCGGGCCTGTCGCTCTTCTTCGTGTCTTTGGAAGACGACGTCGTCAAGCAAGGCGGGGAGGACGAAGCCCTCTCGGCGCAGCCGGACGAAACTGGCCGTATTGAATCCAAACGCCTGGCAGACTTCGTGGCGCATTGTCAGCGCGTAACCGAAGGCCAGCTGCTGGAAATTCACGCGCAGACTTGGAAGTACAACCAGCTGTTGGCGGATCAACGCGTTATCATCGATGAACGCCGAGCGAAGCTGCTCGACACCGCAAAAGCCTGGGAGGAATTAGCTGAGCGCGCTCCCGAACGTGCCGCGGAGCTTGCCGAACTTCCCGCAGAGGTAAAGGAAAAAGCCGCTCGGGAAATCATGCTCTACCATCTCGACCTAGCGTGGGCCGACCACCTAGAGCTGATGGACGATGTCCGTGAGTCGATTCACCTGCGCGCGATTGCCCGTGAGACACCGATCGACGAATATCACCGTATTGCGGTCCGCGAGTTCAAGGATTTGGCGCAACGTGCCGTGGAGGAGTCGGTGGCTACCTTCAAGTCGGTGGACATTGATGAAAAAGGTGCTCACCTGGAAGATTCGGGGCTTGCCCGCCCGAGTGCCACCTGGACGTATATGGTCTCCGATAATCCCTTGTCTGGCGGAGGAAATTCCGTACTTAAAGGAATCGGTAATATCTTCCGTTAA
- a CDS encoding bifunctional alpha/beta hydrolase/OsmC family protein, with the protein MQSVNVKLPSSTGTMMAGTIDFPDSAPQAFAIFAHCFAGSRHTPGAARVSKQLTNFGVATLRFDFPGLGQSEGNFGETNFSQNVADIQAAANWLAENYSAPQLLMGHSLGGAASLAAASGIRSLKAVATIGAPFDPAHSVLHYADKIGEVDANGEVEVILGGRALTISRHFLEDLADTNPEEYLRRLRKPLMILHSPIDQTVGIDNAQNIFLKTRYPKSLVALDKADHLITKQGAAARAADLIGAWFEQFIVPENVPTHIDETAAEAQPAVGTKFGVVVRHNERSVTADRPKKQGGKGQGFTAEGLLMSALAASTTQTIKEASKGMPLDDVQVNVTHVGDTTFERRIKLVGDLSAQQKSTLLEAAKSSPVEQLLGAAQIVDVEA; encoded by the coding sequence ATGCAATCTGTGAACGTGAAGCTCCCGTCCTCCACTGGAACCATGATGGCGGGTACCATTGACTTTCCTGACTCCGCGCCACAAGCCTTTGCGATCTTCGCGCACTGCTTTGCTGGATCGCGCCACACTCCCGGTGCAGCTCGCGTATCTAAGCAGCTCACCAATTTCGGCGTAGCCACCCTGCGCTTCGATTTCCCGGGCCTCGGCCAGTCCGAGGGCAACTTCGGTGAGACCAACTTCAGCCAAAATGTTGCTGATATTCAGGCTGCAGCAAACTGGCTGGCTGAAAACTACTCCGCTCCGCAGCTTCTGATGGGCCACTCCTTGGGCGGCGCCGCCTCCCTGGCAGCGGCAAGCGGTATTCGCTCGCTCAAGGCAGTAGCAACCATTGGCGCACCATTTGATCCTGCCCACTCTGTTTTGCACTACGCCGACAAGATTGGTGAGGTCGACGCAAACGGCGAGGTCGAGGTCATCCTCGGCGGTCGCGCGCTGACCATCTCCCGCCACTTCCTCGAAGACTTGGCGGATACCAACCCAGAGGAATACCTGCGCCGGCTGCGCAAGCCGCTGATGATCTTGCACTCCCCGATCGACCAAACCGTTGGCATCGACAATGCCCAGAACATCTTCTTAAAGACGCGCTACCCCAAGTCCTTGGTGGCCTTGGACAAGGCAGACCACCTCATCACCAAGCAGGGTGCCGCTGCCCGCGCCGCAGACCTCATTGGTGCTTGGTTCGAGCAGTTCATCGTGCCGGAGAATGTACCAACCCACATCGATGAAACCGCAGCTGAAGCGCAGCCGGCAGTCGGCACTAAGTTCGGCGTGGTGGTTCGCCACAATGAGCGCAGCGTCACGGCTGACCGCCCCAAGAAGCAGGGCGGAAAGGGCCAAGGTTTTACCGCGGAGGGCCTGCTGATGTCCGCGCTAGCTGCATCGACCACGCAGACAATTAAGGAAGCCTCCAAAGGCATGCCGCTCGACGACGTCCAGGTCAACGTCACCCATGTGGGGGACACGACGTTTGAGCGCCGCATAAAGCTTGTGGGCGATCTTTCCGCGCAGCAGAAGTCGACCTTGCTCGAGGCCGCGAAGTCCTCTCCTGTTGAGCAGTTGCTGGGCGCCGCCCAAATCGTGGACGTCGAAGCATGA